A genome region from Glutamicibacter arilaitensis Re117 includes the following:
- a CDS encoding CapA family protein, with the protein MPQRPLPAFLPLGSTLLVALLIGGCAAVPSDNAQPSAPAPSAEAITPASPQPASSAPATPEVPAEFSLMVTGDVLLHPQLLDEAKQAAGTESGNGEDYDFGPLLAGLAPYVQDADTALCNLETPIGEPPYSGYPRFTVPEAILGELEAIGYDGCTTATNHTVDAGTTGVERTLDALEANELFATGSYRTEKESKKPSILDVEGVKLGVVTSTYSLNGLPEAADWQVDTGVDAKELIARGKATRKAGAEIVVAAVHDGAEYSTEPTASQKRLGRELAESGVFDFIYMHHTHSVLPIEKHKGTWIVYGLGNSVAKHATPTILNREGISVKATFTQEEPGEWDVSELSWVPHQLSKEPVAWCQVVDPAGCIPEAEAKASLKRTMATVDAYGAFAEGLQEWTLD; encoded by the coding sequence ATGCCCCAACGTCCACTGCCCGCATTTCTTCCGCTTGGCTCAACTCTGCTAGTTGCATTGCTAATTGGCGGTTGCGCCGCAGTTCCCAGCGACAACGCGCAGCCATCGGCTCCCGCACCTTCGGCCGAAGCAATCACCCCTGCCTCACCACAACCGGCATCGAGTGCTCCGGCAACTCCTGAGGTACCTGCGGAATTCTCACTGATGGTTACCGGCGATGTGCTGCTGCATCCGCAGCTGCTCGATGAGGCGAAGCAAGCCGCTGGCACGGAATCCGGCAACGGAGAAGACTACGATTTCGGTCCGTTGCTTGCAGGGCTTGCTCCCTACGTGCAGGACGCCGATACGGCGCTTTGCAACCTGGAAACACCAATTGGAGAGCCGCCTTATTCGGGTTACCCGCGATTTACGGTTCCAGAAGCGATCCTGGGTGAGCTCGAAGCCATTGGCTATGACGGTTGCACCACCGCCACCAATCACACCGTCGATGCCGGGACCACTGGAGTCGAGCGAACCCTTGACGCGCTGGAAGCGAACGAGCTTTTCGCCACCGGATCCTACCGCACCGAAAAAGAGTCCAAGAAGCCCTCGATCCTGGACGTAGAAGGCGTGAAGCTCGGGGTAGTGACCAGCACCTATTCACTCAATGGCTTGCCGGAGGCAGCGGACTGGCAAGTAGATACCGGGGTGGATGCGAAGGAACTCATCGCCCGGGGCAAGGCCACACGCAAGGCGGGAGCGGAGATTGTCGTGGCCGCGGTGCACGATGGGGCTGAATACTCCACTGAACCGACGGCATCCCAAAAAAGGCTTGGCCGGGAGCTGGCCGAATCCGGTGTCTTCGATTTCATTTACATGCACCACACCCACTCGGTCCTGCCCATTGAGAAGCACAAGGGTACCTGGATCGTCTACGGACTGGGAAACTCGGTGGCAAAACATGCCACACCGACCATTCTCAATCGCGAAGGCATCAGCGTAAAGGCAACGTTCACCCAGGAAGAACCCGGTGAATGGGACGTCAGCGAATTGAGTTGGGTTCCGCACCAGCTGTCGAAGGAGCCTGTGGCGTGGTGCCAAGTCGTCGATCCTGCTGGATGCATTCCGGAAGCCG